In Yarrowia lipolytica chromosome 1F, complete sequence, a genomic segment contains:
- a CDS encoding uncharacterized protein (Compare to YALI0F31911g, uniprot|O14440 GTPase activating protein, similar to Saccharomyces cerevisiae GYP7 (YDL234C); ancestral locus Anc_2.30), whose translation MKRANSVDFSPSTSHDSFVIVEHMSSSKCQLLFSKSKVYVHPTPSSKDNIPGFLALAKPRGATTDKEILVAWIPESKLQESAADFESYVKVDIKESGTPASSSLNLAETLVSPPPSSSFSSYAFSIPISDIFSLQVKQPSLGWWWGSITIHTRSKEDQLPPLYFHDAESQSTIMEQKRRNKKFETFDSESGSSMFWGGDHFIQVLSKYANLERAESDHSFLLVNPREGDAERFGTNLTGGSEEPSQLVAGIPGRGAGGDPVDRGAQVQKAFSDIRWGLLSNLAKVTQLTRKVSQGVWDSSPQPVKQLLMKPEVKKIGDDFDSARIYLAKWALSVAEESQRAKLKVLFDDELRELVSDEGFELIDAENNPQRRNEVSLAEWNAFFDYNGRLIVTVNEVKERIFHGGLAPAVRPEGWLFLLGVYPWDSTAAERKELVSKLRVDYNRLKKEWWVQEDKERDDFWRDQLSRIEKDVHRTDRNITFFAECDAKKDGDDDNYDKDEFGFSSQINSNIHLIQLRDMLITYNQHNKNLGYVQGMSDLLSPLYVVLQDDTLAFWAFSAFMERMERNYLRDQSGMRNQLLCLDHLVQFMLPSLYKHLEKTESTNLFFFFRMLLVWFKRELLWDDVLRLWEVLWTDYLSSQFVLFVCLAILDKHKDVMIDHLAGFDEILKYMNELSMTIDLDELLVRAELLFYRFRRTVELIDRKNEDRRNSADGSEPVSITEDLRELLSRKVIVVREGERPEGVMGG comes from the exons ATGAAGCGTGCTAATTCGGTTGATTTTTCGCCTTCAACTTCCCACGACAGTTTTGTGATTGTTGAACACATGAGTAGCTCGAAGTGCCAGTTGCTGTTTAGCAAAAGCAAG GTCTATGTTCACCCTACACCTTCCTCAAAGGACAACATTCCCGGGTTTCTAGCACTCGCCAAACCTCGGGGAGCAACCACCGACAAAGAAATTCTGGTTGCTTGGATCCCCGAATCGAAGCTACAAGAGTCCGCCGCCGACTTTGAGTCTTATGTCAAAGTCGATATCAAAGAGAGTGGCACCCCGGCCTCGTCGTCCCTCAACCTGGCCGAGACGCTAGTGTCGCCAcctccctcttcttctttctccagCTACGCGTTTTCTATCCCCATCAGCGACATCTTTTCTCTACAGGTCAAACAGCCCTCACTTGGCTGGTGGTGGGGCTCTATCACCATCCACACACGTTCCAAGGAAGACCAGCTTCCTCCGCTCTACTTCCACGACGCCGAAAGTCAGTCTACAATCATGGAGCAGAAGCGACGCAACAAAAAGTTCGAGACCTTTGACAGCGAGTCAGGCTCGTCTATGTTCTGGGGCGGCGATCACTTCATTCAAGTGCTCTCTAAGTACGCGAACCTCGAGCGGGCTGAAAGCGACCATTCATTCTTGCTTGTCAACCCACGAGAAGGTGACGCTGAACGGTTCGGTACTAATCTCACCGGAGGCTCTGAGGAGCCTTCTCAACTAGTTGCTGGTATTCCAGGCCGAGGCGCTGGAGGTGACCCTGTTGACCGAGGGGCCCAGGTTCAAAAGGCCTTCTCAGATATCCGGTGGGGTCTTCTCAGCAACCTTGCTAAGGTGACACAACTGACCCGAAAGGTGTCTCAGGGTGTCTGGGACTCTTCGCCACAGCCCGTCAAGCAACTGCTCATGAAGCCCGAAGTCAAGAAAATTGGAGACGATTTTGACTCTGCTCGAATCTACTTGGCCAAATGGGCCCTCAGTGTGGCGGAGGAGAGTCAGAGGGCAAAGCTCAAGGTTCTGTTTGACGATGAGCTACGGGAGCTGGTGTCAGACGAGGGGTTCGAGCTTATTGACGCCGAAAACAACCCGCAGAGACGAAACGAAGTGTCGTTGGCCGAATGGAACGCCTTCTTTGATTACAATGGTCGGCTGATTGTCACAGTCAATGAGGTCAAGGAGCGCATTTTCCACGGTGGATTAGCTCCCGCTGTCAGGCCCGAGGGTTGGCTGTTCCTGCTTGGCGTCTATCCTTGGGACTCGACAGCTGCAGAACGCAAGGAACTGGTGTCAAAGCTTAGAGTTGACTACAACcggctcaagaaggagtggTGGGTAcaggaggacaaggagcgGGACGACTTTTGGCGAGACCAACTTTCCCGAATCGAAAAAGACGTGCACCGTACCGACCGAAACATCACATTTTTTGCCGAGTGTGACGCCAAAAAGGACGGGGATGATGACAACTACGATAAGGATGAGTTTGGGTTTTCGTCCCAGATAAACTCCAACATTCATTTGATCCAGCTCCGTGACATGTTGATTACCTACAACCAGCATAACAAGAATCTGGGCTATGTCCAGGGCATGTCAGACCTCCTATCACCGCTGTATGTCGTGCTGCAGGATGACACACTGGCATTTTGGGCGTTTTCGGCCTTCATGGAGCGCATGGAGCGAAACTACCTCCGGGACCAGAGTGGCATGAGAAACCAGCTTCTTTGTCTGGACCATTTGGTCCAATTTATGCTTCCCTCACTGTACAAGCACCTTGAGAAGACCGAGTCAACCAATctgtttttcttcttcagaaTGCTGCTGGTGTGGTTCAAGCGAGAGTTGCTCTGGGATGACGTTTTGCGTCTGTGGGAGGTGTTGTGGACAGATTACCTGTCGTCCCAATTTGTTCTATTTGTGTGCCTGGCTATCCTCGATAAGCACAAGGACGTCATGATTGACCATCTGGCTGGGTTTGATGAGATTCTGAAGTACATGAACGAGCTGTCCATGACCATCGATTTGGacgagcttcttgttcgTGCCGAGCTCTTGTTCTACCGATTCAGACGTACGGTCGAGCTTATTGACCGAAAGAACGAGGACAGACGCAACTCAGCGGACGGCTCCGAGCCTGTTTCCATCACAGAGGACCTGCGGGAATTGTTATCTCGGAAAGTCATTGTTGTGCGTGAGGGTGAGCGTCCTGAAGGCGTAATGGGTGGGTAG
- a CDS encoding uncharacterized protein (Compare to YALI0F31933g, weakly similar to uniprot|Q12523 Saccharomyces cerevisiae YPL247c unknown function, similar to Saccharomyces cerevisiae YPL247C; ancestral locus Anc_6.276), with the protein MRPSLGKRSSFSHFSTAQQQPISPQQQRYPPGWNPYDEEATAGSSGPHTAAKTSRYSASAAPGEPYMWEQSAQASSYAPSTGMKYAPSDYQLPRRSAYFESTMPLYSVSWSTPAADGMSCLAVGTCNDESKNKIQVVHTEGNSFNLAAEASVPYPCTKLAWDSRLDAQGKRQFATSGDCLRIWSYDSSKGFLQQRCSLSNSKSGSISPITSFDWNKVAPHLIITSSIDTTCTLWDLNTSSARTQLIAHDQEVYDVQFTAGSTDVFASVGADGSVRVFDLRALDHSTIIYDPPKPPPLVRIAGCPYDGNILATFAGNSSKVLILDIRQPGMPIDVLQQHQAPVNAIQWCPQSVVVGGQRKRLLASSSDDSQIILWNTAVPGDYHLDSAFTDSAEVNNICWSASGDWIASVTNKGVQGVRLN; encoded by the coding sequence ATGCGTCCGTCTCTAGGAAAGCGGTCGTCATTCTCGCATTTTTCAActgcccagcagcaaccgATATcgccccagcagcagcgataCCCGCCTGGGTGGAATCCATACGATGAAGAAGCTACAGCTGGTTCGTCGGGACCTCATACAGCAGCCAAGACGAGCAGATACAGCGCGTCGGCGGCTCCAGGAGAACCATACATGTGGGAGCAGTCTGCCCAGGCTAGCTCCTACGCTCCTTCTACAGGGATGAAGTACGCGCCGAGCGACTACCAGCTACCGCGAAGATCTGCATATTTCGAGTCCACCATGCCGCTGTACTCAGTTAGCTGGAGCACTCCGGCTGCAGACGGCATGTCGTGCCTGGCGGTGGGCACGTGCAACGATGAGTCCAAGAACAAAATCCAGGTGGTGCACACAGAAGGCAATTCGTTCAACTTGGCGGCAGAAGCATCGGTGCCATATCCATGCACCAAACTGGCGTGGGACTCAAGGCTTGATGCTCAGGGAAAGCGCCAGTTTGCCACATCAGGTGACTGTCTGCGCATCTGGTCGTATGACTCGTCCAAAGGGTTTTTGCAGCAGCGATGTTCGCTGTCCAACTCCAAGTCCGGGTCCATTTCGCCTATCACCTCGTTCGACTGGAACAAGGTCGCGCCACATCTCATCATCACTTCATCCATAGACACGACATGCACGCTGTGGGACCTCAATACATCGTCCGCACGCACCCAGCTCATTGCCCACGACCAAGAGGTCTACGACGTGCAATTCACAGCGGGGTCCACAGATGTGTTTGCATCGGTTGGGGCCGACGGATCGGTCCGAGTCTTCGATCTCCGAGCCCTCGACCATTCTACAATCATATACGACCCGCCCAAACCACCGCCTCTAGTGCGAATTGCCGGATGCCCTTACGACGGCAACATTTTGGCTACTTTTGCAGGCAACTCGAGTAAGGTGCTCATTCTGGATATTCGCCAACCGGGCATGCCCATAGACGTGCTACAGCAGCACCAGGCTCCTGTGAACGCCATCCAATGGTGCCCCCAGAGCGTGGTTGTAGGAGGACAGCGAAAGAGATTGTTGGCATCTTCGTCTGACGACTCACAGATCATCTTGTGGAACACGGCCGTGCCGGGCGACTACCATCTGGACTCGGCCTTCACGGACTCGGCCGAAGTTAATAACATTTGCTGGAGTGCATCGGGAGATTGGATTGCAAGCGTTACTAACAAGGGTGTTCAGGGAGTGCGTCTGAATTGA
- a CDS encoding uncharacterized protein (Compare to YALI0F31955g, weakly similar to uniprot|P15731 Saccharomyces cerevisiae YBR082c UBC4 E2 ubiquitin-conjugating enzyme), with amino-acid sequence MSYQRRIMKELERLKTAPPNCEYHYGRSPTLLRLSYCTCTNPAHITLVEANDLETWQIDLEVNNDNPLYTGKTFRLQFIIGPNYPVESPQVQFMPLPARPIPIHPHIYSNGHICLDILGDEWTPVQTVASVCISLQSMLGSNDRDERPPDDERYIKHAPKNPKQTRFVYHDDTV; translated from the coding sequence ATGTCATACCAACGAAGAATCATGAAGGAGCTGGAACGGCTAAAAACCGCTCCCCCAAACTGTGAGTATCACTACGGACGTTCACCCACTCTTTTGCGCCTatcatactgtacttgtactaaCCCAGCACACATCACACTGGTTGAAGCCAATGACCTGGAAACATGGCAGATAGATTTGGAGGTGAACAATGACAACCCGCTGTACACTGGCAAAACGTTCCGACTCCAATTCATCATTGGTCCCAATTATCCGGTGGAAAGCCCCCAGGTGCAATTCATGCCACTGCCAGCTCGACCCATCCCCATCCACCCtcacatctacagtaatgGTCACATTTGCCTGGACATTTTGGGCGACGAATGGACACCGGTCCAGACGGTGGCGTCGGTGTGCATTTCCCTACAGTCCATGCTAGGAAGTAACGACAGAGACGAACGACCTCCGGATGACGAACGATACATCAAGCATGCCCCCAAGAACCCCAAACAGACTCGTTTCGTTTATCATGATGACACCGTCTAA
- a CDS encoding uncharacterized protein (Compare to YALI0F31977g, some similarities with uniprot|P35187 Saccharomyces cerevisiae YMR190c SGS1 DNA helicase, similar to Saccharomyces cerevisiae SGS1 (YMR190C); ancestral locus Anc_6.278), translating to MVVVQGTLRFKNNLDIHKEWLLKNEGNVPKPPPNRPLKRISANRPKSPTAKRIQSSGGVGDGAESSITGIPKNKPDATSVGPRSTTQPMRTQTHPQPQKQATASNTNDMRPTIAGPQKAARSVTLMSSAGSETSPETHATAQRPNIAAPVAKSVPSQSKPFPDEFSEFSELSDFNLSSDDLPAPIARKALRTATATTIPCTMPSVLATPKALRPPSAIPTNAELMELLQLYRKLRHRPQDVLLLAQIDELEAALKPDTSAFDRDTLTQVPDTPARPNSRADSPQVVSDSEPDDEILELPEKQTGKEKKEEPQQKKSLSDFDMDDIDLDLELELDMAKNDSDDECNDSMSFSDAQENFQKPLAPPSVTPRKPIEASHHESEPIEIDSDDFESDFSVIQVQSPNREDRDPDSSALNPFGPGRTLFPSSSPTRFSLADDDMDFDEALDKVGNRREVGASTQGILDIGIGIGDDLDLSDGSEECVAIEEDEYPWTQEVYKVLRERFMLNEFRANQLHAINATLNGDDVLVLMPTGGGKSLCYQLPALVNGGKTRGLSVVISPLISLMKDQTEALTAKNISCAMFNSSQSVQERKQSLAALSSGDIALLYVSPEMFQQSNIMQNTLHKLHEQNRLARIVIDEAHCVSSWGHDFRPDYKALVNVKSRLPGVPIMALTATANEKVRMDIQGCLRPNRRFFKQSFNRPNLYYEVRLKTKNFQQEITDMLRGRYRGQTGIIYCHSKKLCETTSEFLKEAGIKADFYHAGMETEQRTYVQGNWQSGKIQVVCATIAFGMGIDKADVRYVIHCTVPRNMEGYYQETGRAGRDGLPSKCIVYFSQKDARQMLFNIANDEFLGENGKVDWALTQRQRTHHRELMQGVINYCENRVDCRRVQVLRYFNETFDPKLCRNSCDNCQYGHEYTRETRDVTDVAKNIIKLVSAATQDNQNITVAYCGDLIRGSATKKVKDLGHNELAGYGTGKVYDKTTLERIITKLILMKALRAHTERNKSGFACTYLRPDSLWRDVLQGNEEVTIVTHVHDTGSKKTVPGLNRTNSRPEGEPMGFETASSFARRTNSLDPLTPSGAYAQPNPKPTSRSRAALLTTTATSSIKNRVTKTSTPTTAKKPVARTLNGAGLQRTTASKTPSRVKTTATINLTSDSSTSSKPAAPKPAGSAATTATKTTPISNNKSTSSFFDRPLSEAALTQRHQGEAYKRLEEVRSDHCNEQNLTRPSSVCSEDVLEVLSYELPTSYSEFATLLPDHKQLFVVFAPALKLLKQERESLKVNRGVSKGGATSLKDKFAYTS from the coding sequence ATGGTGGTCGTGCAAGGTACACTGCGATTTAAAAACAACCTCGACATACACAAGGAGTGGCTACTGAAGAACGAGGGGAACGTGCCCAAACCCCCTCCCAATCGACCTCTGAAACGCATCTCTGCCAATCGCCCAAAGTCTCCGACCGCCAAACGAATACAGTCATCCGGTGGCGTGGGGGACGGAGCTGAGAGTAGCATCACAGGCATACCGAAAAACAAGCCAGACGCGACATCTGTCGGCCCAAGGTCAACCACACAGCCCATGCggacacagacacatcCTCAACCACAGAAACAAGCGACAGCATCAAACACAAACGACATGAGGCCAACGATAGCAGGGCCACAGAAGGCTGCTAGATCGGTCACACTGATGTCATCTGCAGGGTCGGAAACATCGCCAGAGACCCACGCTACGGCGCAAAGACCCAACATTGCAGCACCGGTGGCAAAATCAGTGCCCAGTCAATCGAAACCTTTCCCTGATGAGTTCTCGGAGTTCTCGGAGCTGTCGGACTTTAATCTCTCATCCGATGACCTTCCCGCACCTATTGCAAGGAAGGCTCTACgcacagcaacagccacAACCATCCCATGCACTATGCCGTCTGTTCTTGCAACCCCCAAAGCTTTACGACCACCATCAGCCATCCCTACAAATGCAGAACTGATGGAGTTGCTGCAACTGTATAGAAAGCTCCGGCATCGACCACAAGATGTGCTGCTGCTAGCACAGattgacgagctggaggcagCTCTGAAACCCGACACATCTGCCTTTGATAGAGATACTCTTACCCAGGTACCTGACACGCCAGCACGCCCAAACAGCAGGGCCGACTCTCCACAAGTTGTCTCTGACTCGGAACCCGACGACGAAATATTGGAGCTACCCGAAAAACAAACAGGTAAGGAAAAGAAAGAGGAACCGCAACAGAAGAAAAGTCTGTCCGACTTCGACATGGACGACATTGATCTGGACCTGGAACTCGAGCTTGATATGGCCAAAAACgactctgacgacgagtGTAACGATAGCATGTCGTTCAGTGATGCTCAGGAAAATTTCCAGAAGCCTCTGGCGCCTCCTAGTGTCACCCCCAGGAAACCTATAGAGGCATCTCATCATGAATCCGAACCCATTGAGATCGATAGTGACGATTTCGAGTCTGATTTCTCAGTGATTCAAGTCCAGAGTCCCAATAGAGAAGATAGAGACCCCGACTCTTCTGCTCTTAACCCATTCGGACCCGGCAGAACGTTGtttccatcatcttctcctACCAGATTCAGCTTGGCTGACGACGATATGGACTTTGACGAGGCCCTGGACAAGGTGGGCAACCGACGCGAGGTTGGGGCGTCCACACAGGGTATCCTCGACATTGGGATCGGTATTGGCGACGACCTGGACCTCTCTGATGGCTCAGAAGAGTGTGTTGCGATCGAGGAAGACGAGTACCCGTGGACACAGGAGGTTTACAAGGTATTACGCGAACGGTTCATGCTCAATGAATTCCGCGCTAACCAGCTTCATGCAATTAATGCCACTTTGAACGGTGATGATGTGCTTGTTCTCATGCCTACAGGCGGAGGAAAGTCTCTCTGCTACCAATTGCCAGCCCTGGTGAACGGTGGCAAGACACGGGGACTTTCTGTGGTCATTTCGCCTCTTATTTCGCTCATGAAGGACCAGACCGAAGCTCTTACTGCTAAGAACATCTCTTGTGCCATGTTCAATTCGTCACAATCTGTACAGGAACGTAAGCAGTCGTTGGCAGCCCTTTCCAGTGGTGATATTGCACTGCTCTATGTTTCCCCCGAGATGTTTCAGCAAAGCAACATCATGCAGAACACACTTCATAAGCTGCATGAGCAGAATCGGCTAGCTCGAATCGTCATTGACGAGGCCCATTGTGTTTCTTCCTGGGGTCACGACTTCCGTCCCGATTACAAGGCTCTAGTAAATGTGAAGTCTCGTCTTCCCGGCGTTCCTATAATGGCTCTGACAGCTACTGCCAACGAAAAGGTACGTATGGACATTCAGGGCTGTCTTCGACCTAACAGGCGGTTCTTCAAGCAGTCGTTCAACCGACCTAATCTCTACTACGAGGTGCGGTTGAAGACAAAGAACTTTCAACAGGAGATTACAGATATGCTGCGAGGCCGCTACAGAGGACAAACAGGCATTATTTATTGCCACTCCAAGAAACTGTGTGAGACCACATCTGAGTTTTTAAAGGAAGCTGGAATCAAGGCTGATTTCTACCATGCTGGAATGGAGACAGAGCAGCGAACATACGTGCAGGGCAACTGGCAATCTGGCAAAATTCAGGTTGTTTGTGCTACCATTGCGTTTGGAATGGGTATCGATAAGGCTGATGTGCGATACGTCATCCACTGCACTGTGCCTCGAAACATGGAGGGATACTACCAGGAGACTGGCCGAGCTGGTCGAGACGGGCTTCCTTCCAAATGCATTGTGTACTTCAGCCAGAAGGATGCCCGGCAAATGCTGTtcaacattgccaacgaTGAGTTTCTGGGTGAGAACGGCAAAGTAGACTGGGCGTTGACCCAACGTCAGCGTACTCACCACCGAGAGCTGATGCAGGGTGTCATTAACTACTGTGAGAACAGAGTTGATTGTCGACGAGTGCAGGTGCTGCGGTACTTCAACGAAACGTTCGATCCTAAGCTCTGTCGAAACTCGTGTGACAACTGTCAGTATGGCCATGAATACACTCGGGAGACCAGAGATGTGACTGATGTGGCTAAGAATATCATCAAATTGGTTTCCGCCGCCACCCAGGATAACCAAAACATCACTGTGGCCTACTGCGGTGACTTGATACGAGGTTCAGCAACGAAGAAGGTTAAGGATCTGGGTCACAACGAATTGGCAGGGTACGGTACAGGTAAGGTGTACGACAAGACGACGTTGGAACGAATTATCACCAAACTGATTCTGATGAAGGCGTTGAGGGCACACACAGAGAGAAACAAGTCCGGATTCGCATGTACGTATCTCCGACCGGACTCTTTGTGGCGAGACGTGTTACAGGGCAACGAGGAGGTGACAATTGTCACTCATGTTCATGACACTGGCAGCAAAAAGACCGTGCCTGGTCTCAATCGGACGAACAGTCGCCCCGAAGGCGAGCCTATGGGTTTCGAAACAGCCAGTTCGTTTGCGAGAAGGACCAACTCTCTGGATCCCCTCACTCCCTCAGGAGCGTACGCTCAACCCAATCCCAAACCAACTTCTCGAAGCCGTGCTGCTCTTCTGACCACCACGGCCACTTCCAGTATAAAAAACAGAGTGACCAAGACGAGCACTCCCACAACTGCGAAGAAGCCGGTGGCTCGGACCCTCAATGGAGCTGGCCTCCAGAGAACTACTGCTTCCAAAACCCCTTCCAGGGTCAAGACCACAGCTACCATCAACCTGACATCCGATTCCAGCACTAGCAGCaaacctgctgctcctaAACCCGCTGGCAGTGCAGCCACAACCGCTACCAAAACCACTCCGATCTCAAACAACAAATCGACTTCTAGCTTCTTTGACAGGCCACTTTCGGAGGCCGCATTGACCCAGAGACACCAAGGAGAGGCCTACAAGCGATTAGAGGAGGTGCGGTCTGATCACTGCAACGAGCAGAACCTCACCCGGCCTTCCAGTGTGTGCAGCGAGGATGTGCTGGAGGTGCTGTCGTATGAGTTGCCCACTAGCTACAGCGAGTTTGCGACTCTTCTTCCGGACCACAAGCAGTTGTTTGTGGTGTTTGCTCCAGctctgaagctgctgaagCAGGAGAGGGAGTCCTTAAAGGTCAACAGAGGGGTTTCCAAGGGTGGAGCCACGTCGTTGAAGGACAAGTTTGCATACACGTCATGA
- a CDS encoding uncharacterized protein (Compare to YALI0F31999g, similar to uniprot|Q12031 Saccharomyces cerevisiae YPR006c ICL2 non-functional isocitrate lyase) translates to MLRTRFINSVNSARAMSRNINTLSQFPYPTLQQEESFFKSQVEDIEKWWASPRYEGIKRPYTAEKVAIHRGTLPQTYASSVQAEKLFNIFTERGKQGLPVHTTGSVDPVQMTQSAPHQEVVYISGWACSSLLTTTNEVSPDFGDYPYDTVPNQVDRIFRAQGLHDKKAWHEWMSLSHEERVKRDQEGKGRIDYLRPIIADADTGHGGLSAVMKLAKLFAERGAAAIHLEDQLHGGKKCGHLAGKVIVPTGSHISRLNATRMQWDIMGCSNLVIARTDSESAKLLSSAADPSDHEYILGVVKPIKPLAEVLLTAEANGATADMVNKLELEWTKEAEMMTYDEAVQRALTEAGKSDKIEEYLTKAKGKSNFEARQIADELAGKHIFFDWDAPKTREGHYHVQCGIEPAIKRALAFAPYADLIWLETKTPDLAQAQAFAKRIREKFPGKWLVYNLSPSFNWSAHGYSDEQLKSFVWDLAKSGFVMQLISLAGLHSNAVATHELSTRFKTEGMKAYVDLVQRKEKELGCDVLTHQKWSGANYLDSIISTVQSGSSGTSSTGGDSTENQF, encoded by the coding sequence ATGCTTCGAACACGATTCATCAACAGCGTCAACAGCGCACGAGCAATGTCTCGAAACATCAACACCCTGTCGCAATTCCCTTACCCCACCCTTCAGCAAGAGGAGAGCTTCTTCAAGAGCCAGGTCGAGGACATTGAAAAGTGGTGGGCCTCTCCTAGATATGAGGGCATCAAGCGACCCTACACCGCCGAGAAGGTGGCCATCCACCGAGGTACTCTCCCCCAGACCTACGCATCTTCCGTCCAGGCCGAGAAGCTCTTCAACATCTTCACCGAGCGAGGCAAGCAGGGTCTTCCTGTCCACACAACCGGTTCTGTCGACCCCGTCCAGATGACACAGAGCGCACCTCATCAGGAGGTGGTTTACATTTCCGGCTGGGCCTGTTCGTCCCTGTTGACTACCACCAACGAGGTGTCACCTGATTTCGGAGACTACCCTTACGACACCGTTCCCAACCAGGTTGATCGAATCTTCCGAGCCCAGGGTCTTCACGACAAGAAGGCGTGGCACGAGTGGATGTCTCTGTCCCACGAGGAGCGAGTCAAGCGAGACCAGGAGGGCAAGGGCCGAATCGATTACCTGCGACCCATCATTGCCGACGCTGACACCGGCCACGGCGGTCTGTCTGCCGTTATgaagctggccaagcttTTTGCCGAGCGAGGCGCTGCTGCCATCCATCTCGAGGACCAGCTGCACGGCGGTAAGAAGTGCGGTCACCTTGCTGGCAAGGTCATTGTGCCCACCGGCTCTCACATTTCCCGACTCAATGCCACCCGAATGCAATGGGACATCATGGGCTGCTCCAACCTGGTGATTGCCCGAACCGATTCCGAGTCTGCCAAGCTGCtttcttctgctgccgATCCCTCCGACCACGAGTACATCCTCGGTGTCGTCAAGCCCATCAAGCCCCTGGCCGAGGTCCTCCTCACCGCCGAGGCCAACGGCGCCACTGCCGATATGGTCAACAAGCTCGAGCTCGAGTggaccaaggaggccgagatGATGACCTACGACGAGGCCGTGCAGCGAGCCCTGACCGAGGCCGGCAAGTCCGACAAGATCGAGGAGTACCtgaccaaggccaagggcAAGTCCAACTTTGAGGCCCGACAGATTGCCGACGAGCTGGCCGGCAAGCACATTTTCTTCGACTGGGACGCTCCCAAGACCCGGGAGGGCCACTACCATGTCCAGTGCGGCATTGAGCCTGCCATCAAGCGAGCTCTGGCCTTTGCTCCTTACGCCGATCTCATCTGGCTCGAGACCAAGACCCCCGACCTTGCCCAGGCCCAGGCCTTTGCCAAGCGAATCCGAGAGAAGTTCCCCGGCAAGTGGCTGGTGTACAACCTGTCACCTTCCTTCAACTGGTCTGCCCATGGCTACTCCGACGAGCAGCTGAAGTCGTTTGTGTGGGACCTGGCCAAGTCTGGCTTTGTCATGCAGCTCATCTCTCTGGCCGGCCTGCACTCCAACGCCGTCGCCACCCATGAGCTCTCCACCCGATTCAAGACCGAGGGAATGAAGGCATACGTGGACCTTGTCCAGcgaaaggagaaggagcttgGATGTGACGTCCTGACCCACCAGAAGTGGTCCGGTGCCAACTACCTGgactccatcatctccactgTCCAGTCCGGATCTTCCGGCACCTCTTCCACCGGTGGCGACTCCACCGAGAACCAGTTTTAA